One part of the Tachysurus vachellii isolate PV-2020 chromosome 6, HZAU_Pvac_v1, whole genome shotgun sequence genome encodes these proteins:
- the dennd10 gene encoding DENN domain-containing protein 10, with product MMAVSDTQLMLSIGLIEKDVNADTLWVWCFPAVSTDLREVLMRKSCLCRDSPELHAFVFGQYHRNWYYLTTTEVQEPTALSKVTHFSIVITAKDFNPEKYAAFSRVLCRMYMKHGSPVKMMEGYIAVLTKGICQSDENGSFLIKDYDVRKAYLAGSVKDVVSQFGMETIILYTALMLKRRIVIYHPRVEALLEFTRALPALTWHRKDWSILHPYVHLEDRELDNLQLCTGYVAGFVNPEVINRSDLFDVFVNLPDSEITIAQHAKEAMAMGKLHKEIGHLIVQSAEDTDHTDAQVIKDISVKTKEILSNLVSLAEEGDNAKLTLDTLKRRQFPPATENFLFHLAAAEQLLKI from the exons ATGATGGCAGTGTCTGATACTCAGCTGATGTTGAGCATCGGATTGATCG AGAAGGACGTGAACGCAGACACACTGTGGGTCTGGTGCTTCCCTGCAGTCAGCACCGATCTGCGTGAGGTCTTAATGCGGAAGAGTTGTTTGTGCCGCGACTCTCCGGAGCTTCACGCCTTCGTGTTCGGTCAGTACCACAGGAACTGGTACTACCTCACCACCACTGAGGTCCAGGAGCCCACCGCCCTCAGCAAG gTTACACATTTCTCTATAGTTATTACAGCAAAGGATTTCAACCCTGAAAAGTATGCTGCATTCAGCCGAGTTCTGTGTAG GATGTACATGAAACACGGCAGTCCAGTGAAGATGATGGAAGGTTACATTGCTGTCCTAACAAAGGGCATCTGTCAAAGTGATGAGAACGGCTCCTTCCTCATCAAAGACTATGATGTCAGAAAAGCTTATTTGGCTGGATCCGTTAAAG ATGTGGTGTCTCAGTTTGGAATGGAGACCATCATCCTGTACACTGCACTGATGCTGAAGAGAAGGATTGTTATCTACCATCCTCGTGTTGAGGCTCTGCTAGAGTTCACAAG AGCACTTCCAGCCCTGACATGGCATAGGAAAGACTGGTCTATTCTCCACCCTTATGTCCATCTGGAGGACAGAGAGTTGGACAACCTCCAATTATGCACAG GGTATGTTGCAGGCTTTGTGAATCCTGAGGTTATCAACAGATCAGATCTTTTTGACGTTTTTGTGAATCTTCCAGACAGCGAGATCACCATAGCTCAACATGCAAAAG AGGCCATGGCGATGGGAAAACTACATAAGGAGATCGGTCACTTGATTGTTCAGTCGGCGGAGgacactgatcacactgatgCTCAAGTAATCAAG gaTATCTCTGTAAAGACTAAGGAAATCCTTAGTAACTTGGTGTCCCTTGCTGAGGAAGGGGACAACGCAAAGTTGACGCTGGACACACTGAAGCGGCGGCAGTTTCCTCCGGCAACCGAGAACTTCCTCTTCCACCTAGCTGCAGCTGAGCAGCTTCTGAAAATCTAA
- the sfxn4 gene encoding sideroflexin-4, translated as MDPNLEYWQNNGKTFLSRLRIWLNILDPSSILSSDVEINNARSLIRRDGNQLKDEKVINAWKLSLCSVHADTGEPISTVLRPQAFLPVSAPFVIASLMPHKGVTPALFWQLLLHGYCAGFNYANRNATATPENKLSTKQSLLITGTVAYSTFAGALPQIIIKRLAVSSSSAQAFCRSVLPVPLSACLAAFSVFVVRSEESENGIKVFDSSGNPVGVSREAGYKAVKETAISRATLFGTTALVPNLMVLLLKRGKLAKMNPVMFAPVRHMSTAIVLGLMIPVSFSLFPQLGKIKKENVEKELQILTGDVELYYHRGL; from the exons ATGGACCCCAATTTGGAATACTGGCAAAACAACGGGAAG ACTTTCCTGAGCAGACTTCGCATCTGGTTGAATATTCTTGATCCCAGCTCTATCCTGTCCTCTGAT GTTGAAATTAATAATGCTCGTTCTCTGATCAGAAGGGATGGAAATCAGCTAAAAGATGAAAAG gTCATCAATGCCTGGAAGCTTTCTCTT TGCTCGGTGCACGCCGATACCGGAGAGCCAATTTCCACTGTTTTACGTCCGCAAG CTTTTCTGCCTGTATCAGCTCCTTTT GTTATTGCAAGTTTAATGCCACATAAAGGAGTGACTCCTGCCTTATTTTGGCAG TTACTGTTGCACGGCTACTGTGCAGGTTTCAACTACGCCAACAGAAATGCAACAGCCACACCG gAGAACAAGCTCTCAACGAAACAGTCTCTTCTTATCACTGGAACAGTGGCATATTCAACATTTGCAGGG GCCCTTCCTCAAATTATAATCAAGCGTCTGGCAGTCAGCAGTAGCTCAGCTCAGGCCTTCTGTAGGTCAGTGCTGCCTGTTCCTCTGTCAG CATGTTTGGCTGCCTTCAGTGTCTTTGTGGTGAGAAGTGAAGAATCAGAGAATGGAATAAAAGTCTTTGACTCCAGTGGGAATCCAGTTGGTGTGTCAAGGGAAGCTGGATACAAG GCTGTAAAGGAGACCGCCATATCTCGAGCAACACTTTTTGGTACCACTGCACTTGTTCCTAATCTAATGGTGCTCCTTCTCAAGAG GGGAAAGTTAGCCAAAATGAACCCAGTGATGTTTGCTCCTGTTAGACACATGAGCACTGCCATTGTCCTTGGTTTGATGATCCCTGTGTCCTTCAGTCTGTTTCCACAACTTGGCAAG attaaaaagGAGAACGTAGAAAAGGAGCTGCAAATTTTAACAGGTGATGTGGAGCTGTATTACCACAGAGGACTCTAA